A window of the Buchnera aphidicola (Pterocallis alni) genome harbors these coding sequences:
- the rpoD gene encoding RNA polymerase sigma factor RpoD, giving the protein MKKNASFQIDILIERGQNQGYLTYADINKLIKKKIIDTSKLKNIIHILRTMDIKIIEKKRTIKIANKKYTDIQDKELNNETQISNTGTELGRTVDPIRMYMREMGTVELLTRQGEINIAKEIEEGINQVQLSISQYPESIVYLLNQYSRIQSGQIRLSDVIAGFVIEKPPNTLEDILDKKKNKKKKSAENNIDLELVKEKFQQLKQQYLKTVYIIDKKKRSHKDAIIEIEKLSKIFKSFKLVPKQYENIINNMRNIIYRIRKKERKIMQLCTVDCKIPKKIFMEVFIGNENNKKWLNKLKKMNTIWNRNLYKVQNTIITITQQLKQIEKETGLSISEIKKINKSILLGESKTKNAKRNMIEANLRLVISIAKKYTNRGLQFLDLIQEGNIGLMKAVDKFEYKRGYKFSTYATWWIRQAITRSIADQARTIRIPVHMIETINKLNRISRQILQEIGREPTPEELSTRMLMPEEKIRKVLKISKEPISMETPVGDDEDSQLSDFIEDVSLELPINSATLESLRKITKVILSELTPREEEVLKMRFGIDMNSDHTLEEVGKKFSVTRERIRQIEAKALKKLRHPSRSEILKNFLDD; this is encoded by the coding sequence ATGAAAAAAAATGCTAGTTTTCAAATAGATATTTTAATAGAACGTGGTCAAAATCAAGGATATTTAACATATGCTGATATCAACAAGTTAATAAAAAAGAAAATTATTGATACAAGTAAATTAAAAAATATTATTCATATCCTTCGTACAATGGATATTAAAATAATAGAAAAAAAAAGAACTATAAAAATAGCAAACAAAAAATATACAGATATACAAGACAAAGAACTGAATAATGAAACACAAATATCAAATACAGGAACAGAATTAGGACGCACAGTAGATCCAATACGCATGTATATGCGAGAAATGGGAACAGTAGAACTATTAACCAGACAAGGTGAAATCAATATAGCGAAGGAAATAGAAGAAGGAATTAATCAAGTACAATTATCTATTTCACAATACCCAGAATCTATTGTTTATCTCCTTAACCAATATTCTCGAATTCAATCAGGACAAATAAGATTATCAGATGTAATAGCAGGTTTTGTGATTGAAAAACCACCCAATACATTAGAAGACATACTTGATAAAAAAAAAAATAAGAAAAAAAAATCTGCAGAAAATAATATAGATTTAGAATTAGTTAAAGAAAAATTTCAACAATTAAAACAACAATACTTAAAAACTGTTTATATAATAGATAAAAAAAAAAGATCACATAAAGATGCAATCATTGAAATAGAAAAATTATCTAAAATATTTAAAAGTTTCAAATTAGTACCTAAACAATATGAAAATATCATTAATAATATGCGTAACATAATTTATCGAATCAGAAAAAAAGAAAGAAAAATTATGCAATTATGTACTGTTGATTGTAAAATACCAAAAAAAATATTTATGGAAGTATTTATTGGAAATGAAAATAATAAAAAATGGTTAAATAAATTAAAAAAAATGAACACCATATGGAATAGAAATTTATATAAAGTACAAAATACTATCATCACAATTACACAACAATTAAAACAAATTGAAAAAGAAACTGGATTAAGTATCAGTGAAATAAAAAAAATTAATAAATCAATTTTATTAGGAGAATCAAAAACAAAAAATGCAAAAAGAAATATGATTGAAGCTAATTTAAGACTAGTTATTTCTATAGCAAAAAAATATACTAATAGAGGATTGCAATTTTTAGATTTAATTCAAGAAGGAAATATTGGATTAATGAAAGCAGTAGATAAATTTGAATATAAACGAGGATATAAATTTTCAACTTATGCAACATGGTGGATAAGACAAGCAATTACACGATCCATAGCTGATCAAGCTAGAACAATTAGAATCCCTGTACATATGATTGAAACAATTAATAAACTAAATAGAATATCAAGACAAATTTTACAAGAAATTGGAAGAGAACCCACACCAGAAGAATTATCAACTCGCATGTTAATGCCAGAAGAAAAAATTAGAAAAGTACTAAAAATATCTAAAGAACCAATTTCTATGGAAACTCCTGTAGGAGATGACGAAGATTCTCAATTAAGTGATTTTATAGAAGATGTCAGTTTAGAATTACCAATTAATTCTGCAACTTTAGAAAGCTTAAGAAAAATAACTAAAGTTATTTTATCTGAATTGACTCCAAGAGAAGAAGAAGTATTAAAAATGCGATTTGGAATTGATATGAACAGTGATCATACTTTAGAAGAAGTAGGAAAAAAATTTTCAGTTACCAGAGAAAGAATTAGACAAATTGAAGCTAAAGCTTTAAAAAAATTAAGACATCCTAGTCGATCTGAAATATTAAAAAATTTTTTAGATGATTAG
- the ptsI gene encoding phosphoenolpyruvate-protein phosphotransferase PtsI → MIAGILASTGIAYGETFLLKKEPITINPKKIIQKNIHQEITKFLHAKNKTIKQLKTIQEKSNTILNKKTNNIFYGHIMILEDIELEKEIIFFIKNNLHTADFAIHKIFSEQIQQMNKINDTYLKNRIIDMQDIQDRLLKNLLNLQNIDLQNIKKKVIIITKELTPSETAQINFKYILGFITDLGGETSHTSIIARSLEIPAIVGTGNITKKVKKGDYVILDGIKNKILINPNQENIKIFKKKKIQYELKKKELCKLKKFHAITIDNHKITISANVSNINDINNAQKYGAESIGLYRTEFLFMQRNTLPTEEEQFQAYKQAALIMKNKSIIIRTMDIGGDKNLPYLNLPKEENPFLGCRAIRISMTKKEILHTQLTAILRASIFGKLKILFPMIISLEEIQKLKIEIEKIKYNLKKKKILFDKNIQVGIMIETPASAIISNLLIQEVDFFSIGTNDLTQYTLAVDRGNDLISHLYNPMSPSVLKLIQKVINNSHAHNKWTGMCGELASNTQATILLLGMGLNEFSMNPSSIPEIKQIIRENKFKYAQKLAKLVLSQKTSTQIIKTINDFIKQ, encoded by the coding sequence ATGATTGCAGGTATTTTAGCATCTACAGGTATTGCTTACGGAGAAACATTTCTATTAAAAAAAGAACCGATTACAATAAATCCAAAAAAAATAATACAAAAAAATATTCATCAAGAAATAACAAAATTTCTTCATGCAAAAAATAAAACAATTAAACAACTAAAAACAATTCAAGAAAAATCAAATACTATATTAAATAAAAAAACCAATAATATCTTCTACGGACATATTATGATATTAGAAGATATTGAATTAGAAAAAGAAATAATTTTTTTTATAAAAAACAATCTTCATACAGCAGATTTTGCAATTCACAAAATTTTTTCTGAACAAATCCAACAAATGAATAAAATAAATGATACATATCTAAAAAATAGAATTATAGATATGCAAGATATACAAGATAGATTATTAAAAAATTTATTAAACTTACAAAATATAGATTTACAAAATATAAAAAAAAAAGTAATAATAATAACTAAAGAATTAACTCCATCCGAAACTGCTCAAATAAATTTTAAATATATTTTAGGTTTTATTACAGATTTAGGAGGAGAAACATCTCATACTTCTATTATAGCAAGATCATTAGAAATTCCTGCTATTGTGGGAACAGGAAACATTACAAAAAAAGTAAAAAAAGGAGATTATGTCATCCTTGATGGTATTAAAAACAAAATATTAATCAATCCAAATCAAGAGAATATTAAAATATTTAAAAAAAAAAAAATACAATACGAATTAAAAAAAAAAGAATTATGTAAATTAAAAAAATTCCATGCTATTACTATAGATAATCACAAAATAACAATTAGTGCAAATGTAAGTAATATAAACGATATAAATAACGCTCAAAAATACGGAGCAGAATCCATTGGATTATATCGTACAGAATTTTTATTTATGCAACGCAATACATTACCTACAGAAGAAGAACAGTTTCAAGCATACAAACAAGCAGCACTAATAATGAAAAACAAATCTATCATTATTAGAACAATGGATATAGGAGGAGATAAAAATCTTCCATACTTAAATCTACCAAAAGAAGAAAACCCATTCCTTGGTTGTAGAGCTATTAGAATTAGTATGACGAAAAAAGAAATTTTGCATACACAATTAACAGCAATTCTTAGAGCATCTATTTTTGGAAAACTAAAAATATTATTTCCTATGATTATTTCTTTAGAAGAAATACAAAAATTAAAAATAGAAATAGAAAAAATAAAATATAATCTAAAAAAAAAAAAAATATTATTTGATAAAAATATCCAAGTAGGAATAATGATAGAAACACCAGCATCTGCCATTATTTCTAATCTATTAATACAAGAAGTAGACTTTTTTAGTATTGGAACAAATGATTTAACACAATATACCTTGGCAGTAGACAGAGGAAATGATTTAATATCTCACCTATATAATCCCATGAGTCCATCAGTTTTAAAATTAATTCAAAAAGTAATTAATAATTCTCATGCACACAATAAATGGACTGGTATGTGTGGTGAATTAGCCAGTAATACACAAGCTACTATTTTACTATTAGGTATGGGATTAAATGAATTTAGTATGAATCCATCATCAATTCCAGAAATAAAACAAATTATTAGAGAAAATAAATTTAAATATGCACAAAAATTAGCAAAATTAGTACTATCCCAAAAAACATCAACACAAATAATAAAAACTATTAATGATTTTATAAAACAATAA
- the argH gene encoding argininosuccinate lyase: MNIDNKLWGGRFLKKSNQLFTKFNCSLKIDYHLVEQDIFGSIAWSKSLLECNVLTTKEQKKIELALCILKQDVKKNKEKILNSTSEDIHSWVESQLVDMIGPLGKKLHTGRSRNDQVTTDLKLWCKDTIPNILFSLKKIQCDLLRKAELLYDCIMPGYTHLQQAQPITFGYWCLAYLHMFKRDTNRLLDSLKRLDVSPLGSGALSGTFCSIDRDALAKRMNFNSSTENSLDAVSDRDYVLELLSVASISMIHLSRFSEDIIFFNSVECNFIELSDSITSGSSLMPQKKNPDALELIRGKTGRVHGYLLSMLTILKGLPLSYNKDMQEDKYLLFSAMNIWMNCLNITILVLRNMIVNKSICLHSAKKGYSNATEIADYLVNKGVSFREAHFIAGKIVLEAINQKCALEELNISTFKKYHFIFEEDIYNKLSLNSCLNSKNSKGGVSLRQILQSIYNIKKELY; this comes from the coding sequence ATGAATATTGATAATAAATTATGGGGTGGTAGATTTTTAAAAAAATCAAATCAGTTATTTACTAAATTTAATTGTTCATTAAAAATTGATTATCATTTAGTGGAACAAGATATCTTTGGATCTATTGCTTGGTCGAAGTCGTTATTAGAATGTAATGTATTAACTACTAAAGAACAAAAAAAAATTGAACTAGCATTATGTATTTTAAAACAAGATGTTAAAAAAAATAAAGAGAAAATTCTAAATAGTACTTCAGAAGATATTCATAGTTGGGTTGAATCTCAATTAGTAGATATGATTGGACCGTTAGGTAAGAAATTACACACTGGGCGTAGTCGTAATGACCAAGTAACAACAGATTTAAAGTTATGGTGTAAAGATACAATTCCAAATATATTATTTTCTTTAAAAAAGATACAATGTGATTTACTTAGAAAAGCAGAATTGTTATATGATTGTATTATGCCTGGTTATACACATTTACAACAAGCACAACCAATTACTTTTGGATATTGGTGTTTAGCTTATCTACACATGTTTAAGAGAGATACAAATAGATTGTTAGATAGTTTAAAAAGGTTAGATGTTAGTCCTTTAGGATCAGGTGCTTTATCAGGAACTTTTTGTTCTATTGACCGTGATGCATTAGCTAAGAGAATGAATTTTAACAGTTCTACTGAAAATAGTTTAGATGCTGTTTCTGATAGAGATTATGTTTTGGAATTATTATCTGTGGCTTCTATTAGTATGATACATTTATCTAGATTTTCTGAAGATATAATATTTTTTAATTCTGTTGAATGTAATTTTATAGAATTATCTGATTCTATTACTTCTGGTTCTTCTTTAATGCCCCAAAAAAAAAATCCTGATGCTTTAGAATTGATTCGAGGCAAAACAGGTAGAGTACATGGTTACTTGTTAAGTATGTTAACTATATTAAAAGGTTTACCTTTATCATATAATAAGGATATGCAGGAAGACAAATATCTTTTATTTTCTGCTATGAATATTTGGATGAATTGTTTAAATATTACTATTTTAGTATTAAGAAATATGATAGTTAATAAATCCATATGTTTACACTCTGCTAAGAAGGGTTATTCTAATGCTACCGAAATAGCAGATTATTTAGTTAATAAAGGTGTTTCTTTTAGAGAAGCACATTTTATTGCAGGTAAAATTGTTTTAGAAGCAATAAATCAAAAATGTGCTTTAGAAGAATTAAATATTTCCACTTTTAAGAAATATCATTTTATTTTTGAAGAAGATATATATAACAAGTTAAGTTTAAATTCTTGTTTGAATAGTAAAAATTCTAAGGGAGGTGTTTCTTTAAGACAAATTTTACAGTCTATATATAATATTAAAAAAGAATTATATTAA
- the dnaG gene encoding DNA primase encodes MNYFIPPDIIKNILDQTNIVQLIEMYIKLQKIGKNYYSICPFHNEKTPSFSINENKQYFHCFGCNAHGNIIDFLMKYNQSSFLDSIQTISNVFNIHIPYKFFNEKIQQQYCKKKKLYKIIEIASKLYYFNLQNKNSHIAQKYLKKRKINNAMIKYFQIGFAQINTLLSNPIIKKNKKYIYSLIKLGILYNNTNNTQYERFKNRIIFPIQNKYGKIIALGGRTINANNPKYINSSNTYIFNKSNILYGIYQIYQKKNKIKYILVVEGYFDVISLVQYNIKDTVSSLGTITTKNQIKVLFQKTDNIIYCYDGDVAGIKAAWRTLKIALSYLINYRSIKFIFLPQGEDPDSIIHKEGTKKFKKRIKNSVNIFDFFLMNIINQKNKIDSIYKKIQLIKKAIPLINKIPDKFIRMHLKKKLGIQIGIIDHYELNKLFQEKKYYHYNILDIKPTNMRILISLILQKPNLHQIIPCSIYEFKKMHIPGLSLFMEIFSLCKQYNHINTGQILEFYRTKKKKLNIINKLASWNNMIDTKKKKIVFIHLIKKIYQIALEKKYNTLIHKDRYYGLNITEKKILWKINQQLSKKSHI; translated from the coding sequence ATGAATTATTTCATACCTCCAGATATTATAAAAAACATACTAGATCAAACAAATATTGTTCAATTAATTGAAATGTATATTAAATTACAAAAAATAGGAAAAAATTACTATAGTATTTGCCCTTTTCATAATGAAAAAACACCTTCTTTTTCTATTAATGAAAATAAACAATATTTTCATTGTTTTGGATGTAATGCGCACGGAAATATAATAGATTTCTTAATGAAATACAACCAATCATCATTTTTAGATAGTATTCAAACAATTTCTAATGTATTTAATATTCACATACCATACAAATTTTTTAATGAAAAGATTCAACAACAATACTGTAAAAAAAAAAAATTATATAAAATTATAGAAATAGCATCAAAATTATATTACTTTAACTTACAAAATAAAAACTCTCACATAGCACAAAAATACTTAAAAAAAAGAAAAATAAACAATGCAATGATTAAATATTTTCAAATTGGATTTGCACAAATAAATACTTTATTATCAAACCCGATAATCAAAAAAAATAAAAAATATATTTATAGTTTAATAAAATTAGGTATACTATATAACAATACAAACAATACACAATATGAAAGATTTAAAAATAGAATTATTTTTCCTATACAAAATAAATATGGTAAAATTATCGCTTTAGGGGGAAGAACCATCAATGCTAATAATCCAAAATATATTAACTCTTCTAATACATATATTTTTAATAAAAGTAATATTTTATACGGAATTTACCAAATTTATCAAAAAAAAAATAAAATAAAATATATACTAGTAGTAGAAGGATATTTTGATGTTATATCATTAGTACAATATAATATTAAAGATACAGTATCATCATTAGGTACGATAACTACAAAGAATCAAATTAAAGTACTATTTCAAAAAACTGATAATATTATATATTGTTATGATGGAGATGTAGCAGGAATCAAAGCAGCTTGGAGAACTTTGAAAATAGCATTATCATACCTTATAAACTATAGAAGTATAAAATTTATTTTTTTACCTCAAGGAGAAGACCCCGATAGCATTATACATAAAGAGGGAACAAAAAAATTTAAAAAAAGGATAAAAAATTCCGTCAATATATTCGATTTTTTTTTAATGAATATAATAAATCAAAAAAATAAAATAGATTCTATATACAAAAAAATACAATTAATCAAAAAAGCTATACCACTAATTAACAAAATACCTGACAAATTTATCAGAATGCATCTAAAAAAAAAATTAGGAATACAAATTGGAATTATAGATCATTATGAATTAAATAAACTGTTTCAAGAAAAAAAATACTATCATTATAATATATTAGATATTAAACCAACTAATATGCGTATATTAATAAGTTTAATTTTACAAAAACCAAACCTACATCAAATTATTCCATGTTCTATTTACGAATTTAAAAAAATGCATATACCCGGACTATCATTATTTATGGAAATATTTTCACTATGTAAACAATATAATCATATTAATACTGGACAAATTCTTGAATTTTATAGAACAAAAAAAAAAAAACTTAATATAATTAACAAATTAGCAAGTTGGAATAATATGATTGATACTAAAAAAAAAAAAATTGTATTTATTCATTTAATTAAAAAAATATATCAAATAGCTTTAGAAAAAAAATATAATACTTTAATTCATAAAGATCGTTATTATGGTTTAAATATCACAGAAAAAAAAATATTATGGAAAATTAATCAACAATTATCAAAAAAATCACATATATAA
- the rpsU gene encoding 30S ribosomal protein S21 yields MPIIKLRENEPFDVALRRFKRACEKSGILSEMRRREFYEKPTTQRKRAKASAVKRLSKKILRENTKRIKMY; encoded by the coding sequence ATGCCAATAATTAAATTAAGAGAAAATGAACCATTTGATGTTGCATTAAGAAGATTTAAACGAGCGTGTGAAAAATCCGGTATACTATCGGAAATGAGAAGAAGAGAATTTTATGAAAAACCAACCACACAACGAAAAAGAGCAAAAGCATCAGCTGTTAAAAGATTATCTAAAAAAATTTTAAGAGAAAATACTAAACGTATCAAAATGTATTAA
- a CDS encoding argininosuccinate synthase, translating to MILLKNRKIVVLAYSGGLDTSAIIPWIKEHYSLDVIAFVANIGQSKSDLFGIEEKAIQSGAKKCYVIDLREKFIKNYILPVLSTGALYEGNYLLGTAMARPIIAKEQIKLALKIQARAICHGATGKGNDQVRFETAYAALCPELKVISPWREWKFSSREDLIKYLHQKNIPTTATIKKIYSRDENIWHISTEGGILENPWNQASKDCWVWTTDPLNAPNIEEYVNISFKEGYPISVNHNKLNVLEILQLLNKIGSKHGVGRIDIVENRLIGMKSRGCYETPGGTILMKAMRAIEELVLDRNSFQWREQLALYMSNLVYNGLWFSPMRKSIQNAASIFFKMLTGTVVLKLYKGNITVIQKKSDNSLYSEEFATFGKDSVYNHQDAQGFINLFSLSSKIRYLNNKK from the coding sequence ATGATATTATTAAAAAATAGAAAGATAGTTGTTTTAGCTTATTCAGGTGGTTTAGATACTTCTGCAATTATACCATGGATTAAAGAACATTATTCTTTAGATGTAATAGCATTTGTCGCTAATATTGGACAATCTAAGTCTGATCTATTCGGTATTGAAGAAAAAGCTATACAATCAGGTGCAAAAAAATGTTATGTTATTGATTTAAGAGAAAAATTTATTAAAAATTATATTTTACCTGTTTTAAGTACTGGTGCATTATATGAAGGTAATTATTTACTAGGAACAGCCATGGCTAGACCTATTATTGCTAAGGAACAAATTAAATTAGCTTTAAAAATTCAAGCACGTGCAATATGTCATGGAGCAACGGGAAAAGGAAATGATCAAGTTCGTTTTGAGACGGCATATGCGGCATTATGTCCAGAATTAAAAGTGATTTCACCTTGGAGAGAGTGGAAATTTTCTTCTCGAGAAGATTTAATTAAGTATTTGCATCAAAAAAACATTCCAACTACTGCTACAATTAAAAAAATATATAGTAGGGATGAAAATATTTGGCATATTTCTACAGAAGGAGGGATTTTAGAAAATCCTTGGAATCAAGCTAGTAAAGATTGTTGGGTGTGGACAACTGATCCCTTGAATGCTCCTAATATAGAAGAGTATGTGAATATATCTTTTAAAGAAGGATATCCTATTTCTGTAAATCATAATAAATTAAATGTATTAGAAATTTTGCAATTATTAAATAAAATTGGTTCTAAACATGGAGTTGGTCGTATTGATATTGTTGAAAATAGGTTAATTGGAATGAAGTCTAGAGGTTGTTATGAAACCCCAGGAGGTACTATTTTAATGAAAGCGATGCGAGCTATAGAGGAGTTAGTACTAGATAGAAATAGTTTTCAATGGAGAGAACAACTTGCATTGTATATGTCTAATTTAGTATATAATGGATTATGGTTTTCTCCAATGCGTAAATCTATACAAAATGCTGCAAGTATATTTTTTAAAATGTTAACTGGAACAGTAGTATTAAAATTATATAAAGGAAATATTACTGTGATCCAAAAAAAATCTGATAATTCTTTATATTCAGAAGAATTTGCTACTTTTGGAAAAGATAGTGTATATAATCATCAAGATGCTCAAGGTTTTATCAATTTATTTTCTTTATCTTCTAAAATTAGATATTTAAATAATAAGAAATGA
- the tsaD gene encoding tRNA (adenosine(37)-N6)-threonylcarbamoyltransferase complex transferase subunit TsaD, whose amino-acid sequence MRILGIETSFDDTGVAVYDSDSGLLINELYSQSMHNQYGGVVPELAARDHVNKLAPLIFSIMENKKISFNTINAIAYTAGPGLAGSLLVGAALSCSLAYSCGIPVIPINHMEGHLLSPRLTNNIFNFPVVVLLISGKHTQLIFASKFGKYDLLGETLDDAVGEVFDKIAKALNLGYPGGSKLSHFAKNGRGGTFRFPTPMKYSNNFNFSFSGIKTFTLNLINKNFGDINICYDIAYGFEHAIVDVLIYKCHQALKKMGVNRLVIAGGVSANMTLITKMKDMLKLHNGILYVPDPIFCTDNAAMIAYAGMLRFKKKKYTNIDIMVNPNWVITDI is encoded by the coding sequence ATGCGTATATTAGGAATTGAAACTTCATTTGATGATACAGGAGTGGCAGTTTATGATAGTGATTCAGGTTTATTAATAAATGAATTATATAGTCAGTCGATGCATAATCAATATGGAGGAGTGGTACCTGAATTAGCTGCTCGAGATCATGTAAACAAATTAGCTCCTTTAATATTTAGTATTATGGAAAATAAAAAAATATCTTTTAATACTATTAATGCTATTGCTTATACAGCCGGTCCTGGTTTAGCTGGTTCTTTGCTTGTTGGTGCTGCGCTAAGCTGTTCTTTAGCTTATTCTTGTGGTATTCCTGTAATACCAATTAATCATATGGAAGGACATTTATTATCTCCTAGGTTAACGAATAATATTTTTAATTTTCCAGTGGTGGTATTATTAATTTCAGGTAAACATACGCAATTAATTTTTGCTAGTAAATTTGGAAAATATGATTTATTAGGTGAAACTTTAGATGATGCTGTAGGAGAGGTTTTTGATAAGATTGCTAAGGCTTTAAATTTAGGTTATCCAGGAGGATCAAAATTATCGCATTTTGCTAAAAATGGAAGAGGTGGAACATTTCGTTTTCCAACACCAATGAAATATAGTAATAATTTTAATTTTAGTTTTTCTGGTATTAAAACATTTACTTTAAATTTAATTAATAAAAATTTTGGTGATATTAATATATGTTATGATATTGCTTATGGTTTTGAACATGCTATTGTAGATGTATTAATTTATAAATGTCACCAAGCATTAAAAAAAATGGGAGTCAATAGATTAGTGATTGCTGGGGGGGTAAGTGCTAATATGACATTAATAACAAAAATGAAAGATATGTTAAAATTACATAATGGAATCTTGTATGTTCCTGACCCCATTTTTTGTACTGATAATGCTGCTATGATTGCGTATGCTGGTATGTTACGTTTTAAAAAAAAAAAATATACTAATATAGATATTATGGTAAATCCGAATTGGGTAATTACAGATATTTAA
- the crr gene encoding PTS glucose transporter subunit IIA has product MNILYNFFKKTPQQKTNIIAPISGTIVTLDSVPDKVFSERIVGDGIAIQPNGKRIVAPITGKIGIIFKTMHAFSIMTKDGIELFVHFGIDTVLLKGKGFKQIAQDNQNITMGETIIEYDLKFLQKYAKSTITPIVISNMDQVKKIKKYSGTTISGKTIIMEVIK; this is encoded by the coding sequence ATGAATATATTATATAATTTTTTCAAAAAAACACCACAACAAAAAACAAATATCATAGCACCAATATCAGGAACAATTGTCACGCTTGATTCTGTACCAGATAAAGTATTTTCTGAAAGAATAGTAGGTGATGGAATAGCTATTCAACCTAACGGAAAAAGAATCGTAGCTCCCATCACAGGAAAAATTGGAATAATATTTAAAACCATGCATGCTTTTTCCATCATGACCAAAGATGGAATTGAATTATTTGTACATTTTGGCATTGATACAGTATTACTAAAAGGAAAAGGATTTAAACAAATAGCTCAAGATAATCAGAATATTACGATGGGCGAAACAATTATCGAGTACGACTTAAAATTTTTACAAAAGTATGCAAAATCTACAATAACACCTATTGTTATATCTAATATGGATCAAGTAAAAAAAATTAAAAAATATTCAGGAACTACCATATCTGGAAAAACAATAATAATGGAAGTTATAAAATAA
- a CDS encoding HPr family phosphocarrier protein — protein sequence MFQKKIKINCKHGLHIRPAAQLIKYAQQFKSEINITYNDKTVNGKSLFQLQTLGISKDSIITISANGEDEQETVEKIIQFISQMK from the coding sequence ATGTTTCAAAAAAAAATCAAAATTAATTGTAAACATGGTTTACATATTAGACCAGCAGCACAATTAATAAAATATGCTCAACAATTTAAGTCAGAAATTAACATTACATATAACGACAAGACAGTAAATGGAAAAAGTTTATTCCAACTACAAACATTAGGAATTTCTAAAGACTCCATTATTACGATATCTGCCAATGGAGAAGATGAACAAGAAACTGTAGAAAAAATTATACAATTTATTTCACAAATGAAATAA
- the ribB gene encoding 3,4-dihydroxy-2-butanone-4-phosphate synthase, which yields MNKKILSKYGNYKNRIKQAIYSLKKNKGIIIIDNKNRENEGDLVFCCENMTVRQMALSIRYGSGIICLCITELKRKQLHLPMMVKNNTSKYQTGFTVSIESAQGVSSGVSAQDRLKTIQTATSETVIPQDLNRPGHIFPLCAHQNGILSRPGHTEASITLMILAGYKPMSVICELTNKNGTMSKNKEIIQFSKLYKMPIITIEDLILYLQ from the coding sequence ATGAATAAAAAAATATTATCAAAATATGGAAATTATAAAAACAGAATTAAACAAGCAATATATTCATTAAAAAAAAATAAAGGAATTATCATTATAGATAATAAAAATCGTGAAAATGAAGGCGATTTAGTATTTTGTTGTGAAAACATGACAGTACGGCAAATGGCATTATCAATCCGATATGGTAGCGGAATAATATGTTTATGTATTACAGAATTAAAAAGAAAACAATTACATTTACCTATGATGGTAAAAAACAATACCAGTAAATACCAAACAGGTTTTACTGTTAGTATTGAATCTGCCCAAGGAGTTTCTAGTGGTGTATCTGCACAAGACAGATTAAAAACTATCCAAACAGCTACTTCTGAAACAGTAATACCACAAGATCTAAATCGACCTGGACATATTTTTCCATTATGTGCACATCAAAACGGGATATTATCCAGACCGGGGCACACAGAAGCATCTATTACATTAATGATTTTAGCTGGATACAAACCTATGAGTGTTATTTGTGAATTAACAAATAAAAATGGTACCATGTCTAAAAATAAAGAAATCATACAGTTTTCTAAATTATATAAAATGCCAATAATAACAATTGAAGATTTAATATTATATTTACAATAA